In Humulus lupulus chromosome 7, drHumLupu1.1, whole genome shotgun sequence, the following are encoded in one genomic region:
- the LOC133790819 gene encoding protein CANDIDATE G-PROTEIN COUPLED RECEPTOR 2, whose amino-acid sequence MRNLQEILSPSGLQIPLTLGSNLTVPVGYSGPRLYGWLTECHGIWHNAALIVASVLFVLYLGLQARQSLPKLSHGRSYIMIAYYACLWVVSLLNLGWCLFQAWECTPGKEMAWNVLALFTKSGMLFLEVSLLAFLFQGNSVNGIEALTRTFGISGLVVGLDIVLKAIYLFAFGIPLFIDSNDQTHKMKWGLWVVHKMVLTAIYGSVLFMYNSKWRERLPARPAFYKYTAIMFSLNAVSVFACGLTGNGAGFGFWLYGATIVCYHAFYLPLIYATFLADFFMEENLNLENAYYSEMKDAGFFDADWE is encoded by the exons ATGCGCAATCTTCAAGAAATTCTCTCCCCGTCAGGTCTCCAAATTCCCCTCACTCTCGGCTCGAATTTGACAGTACCAGTCGGATATTCGGGTCCGAGATTGTACGGCTGGCTCACGGAGTGCCATGGGATTTGGCATAATGCGGCACTGATCGTGGCATCGGTTCTGTTCGTCCTGTACTTGGGTTTACAGGCTAGACAGAGCTTGCCTAAGCTCTCCCATGGCCGCTCTTATATTATGATTGCATATTACGCGTGCCTTTGGGTTGTCAGTTTGCTCAATCTTGGTTGGTGCCTTTTTCAG GCATGGGAGTGCACTCCAGGAAAAGAAATGGCTTGGAATGTCCTAGCTTTGTTTACCAAGTCTGGGATGTTATTCTTGGAAGTAAGCTTGCTGGCTTTTCTATTCCAAGGAAATTCCGTAAATGGAATAGAGGCTTTGACACGGACTTTTGGTATCTCAGGGCTTGTTGTTGGTTTGGACATAGTTCTCAAG GCAATATATCTTTTTGCATTTGGGATCCCATTATTCATTGACAGCAATGATCAAACTCATAAAATGAAATGGGGCTTGTGGGTTGTCCACAAGATGGTGCTTACTGCAATTTATGGTTCTGTCTTGTTCATGTACAATTCCAAGTGGAGAGAGAGATTGCCAG CAAGACCTGCTTTTTACAAATACACCGCCATCATGTTCTCATTAAATGCGGTATCGGTATTTGCTTGCGGACTTACAGGGAATGGGGCTGGTTTTGGATTCTG GTTATATGGTGCTACCATTGTCTGTTACCATGCTTTTTATCTTCCTCTTATATACGCAACATTTCTTGCTGACTTTTTCATG GAGGAAAATTTGAACTTGGAAAATGCATACTACTCGGAGATGAAAGATGCAGGTTTCTTCGATGCCGATTGGGAATGA